CGCACGATTAATTACAGATGCTTTAGGTATTCCGCTCTGGGCAGCCGCGGCTATCGATACTTTACTGGCTATCAATATTGACCTGAGTATGGATGTGGTGGCTTATCGTTTACATATGTGGCATTGGGATTGGGAAGGCCGCACGACTGTTGCAGATTCTTTAACCGGCCAGTGGTTTGGTATTCCTTACGGGAATTTTTATGGCTGGTTGCTGGTGGTGTTCTATTATTCCGTGTTTGCGCGGTTACTGGAAAAAAACCGCTGGACGAAATTCACCGCTTGGCGTATTGCTATTCCATTATTGTCCATCCTCATTTCGCAGGTGGCATTGTATATTTCTTTATTTCCTTTGGCGGACTGGTTGAAAACTTTTGGTGTAACAAGCATGCATCGTTTTGTGGCCTTGCTGGTGGTGTTTTCTGTAATGGCTATTATAGGGTTTAGAAGGCGGATTAACGTTAGTGCTTCCCGCTTACCTTTGGTAACCTGGTTGGTGCCCGGCTGGTTCCACGTGTATTTCACCTGTTGGTTCTTTGCTGCGGGCTTTTATATGGAGAATAAGTGGATGACCTTCTGGTGCATTGTGAATTTGTGTGTGGGTGTGGTGATGCACATTTTATTACACAGGCATCTTTCCCGTAAATACAACAATCTTCCTTAATTTCGCAGGATATGTATTTATACATTAAAGCGCTTCATATCATTTTCATCGTTACCTGGTTCGCCGGGCTTTTTTACATTGTGCGATTATTTGTTTATCACACGGAAGCACAATCTGCTGAAGAACCCCGCCGCAGTATTTTACAGGAACAGTTTAAGATCATGATGAAGCGGTTGTGGTATGGGATCACCTGGCCATCTGCAGTGCTCACCCTGATCTTCGGACCCTGGATGGTTATTTTGCTGGGAGATATTCCCGGTTGGTTATGGGTAAAACTTGTTTTTGTATTAGGCCTCTACATTTACCACTTTATACTACATGGGATCTTCAAAGGATTTTTAAAAGATCAGTTCCGTTATACTTCTACACAGTTAAGGGTATGGAACGAAGTAGCCACTATTTTTTTAGTGGCCATCGTTTTTCTTGTTGTGCTGAAAAGCTTGCTGAGCATGGTATGGGCACTGGTTGGGCTGGTTGCTTTCACCGGTGTGTTGCTCATTGCAATACGTTTGTATAAAAAGGCCCGTGAGGCCCGCGAGAAAAAATCTTCTTAATCTTTTTTACCTAAACTCAGTTGCAGAGATACGCCTGCAGAACTGAGTTTTACTTTTCCTTCTCCCACTCCGTTCAGCGGAACTTTCACATAGGGTTGTAATCCCCATTTCAATCTTCCTGATGTTTTTCTTTCGTACGTAACACCGAGGTTAAGTACGGAAAAATAATGTTGGTTTTGATTGCTGAATTCGCGGGTGCGTTTGGTATTGTTTGCCCAATAATAATCATACTTTTCTTTCAGCATGAAATATGAGGATGCTCCGGCCATAGCACTCCAGCTGCTCTTCGGACGATCGAGGAATGTATAGTTTACATTCAAAGGAACATCCAGCACATTACAATCCGCATCGATCTTTACATAGTTGGTGGGGTAGGTGAATTGATAATCTTTGGGCGTGGCGCCGTATACTTTTTTTGCGTACACTGCGGCTACACTCAGGCTGAGGCGGTTATTCACATGATAGCGCAAAAATAATCCGCCGTTGAAACCAATTTTTCCCATTGTGAAAGAAGGGGCGATATTATAATCAGGGCCGAGGGTAATACCACCATCGAATCCGGATTTCTTCTTTTTAGCTTTTTTCGTATAGTTATTGACGGTAGTATCTGTGTGTATGTTAATTACCGGTGAGTTATTCACATTGGCCGGTATGGAAGTTTTTTGCAGTTGGTTAAATGGTATTGGTTGAATGTCGTAACGCAGTGGGGTTGATTCTTCGGGTGCGATTGTTGATTCTTTGGTTATTGCTTCGTTGGTGGATGTTTGTGTTTGTTCCTTTGATGGGTGTGTTGTTTTTTTATTGGACGCGAAATTGGGCACGGTAGTTTTTTCTGAAGATGATGCGTTTGTTGTTTTTTCTGATAGCGATGTATTTGGTGTTTTTTCTGTTGGTATTATAGTTGCTTTTTCTGAAGGCGTTGCTTCGTTGGTGTGGCTTAGTTTTTCTGATAACGGTGTTGCCTCATTTTTTTCAGAAGAAGGTGATGTTACTTTATCAGTTCCGGTAACAGCCGGTGTATGCACATTATTTCCCCCTGCGATATTCTCAATCGGCACTTTTTGCAACGCGGTGGACTGGTCTTGCTGGGCATACCACCACCAGCCGCCTCCGCCAAGCAGAAGAAGCAGGAGGAGCCCGGAAGTCCACCACCAAAAAACGGGACGGCGCTTATCCGAATCGTCCAGCCGCTTTTTCATATCATCCCAAGCGGCGGGATCGAAGGGGATATCTACCTCCTCCAGTTTTTTACGAATGCTATTTTCAAATTGTTCACTCATTTTTGCATTGTTGCGCCGATCTTGCCGGCGTCATTATTTTGAGACGTTATTTCTTCAATTTTCGTTTTCAATATTCTTTTTGCTTTGAACAAATTAGACTTGGAGGTACCTTCAGAGATACCCAAGAGGTCTGCAATCTCCTGGTGTTGAAATCCTTCCATAACGTATAGGTTAAAAACGGTCTTATAAGCGGGAGGTAAGTCCTGTACAAGTTGGAGTATTTCTTCATAGGCAAGTTTGTCCAGCGCTTTATCATCATGCACCCCGAGATCATAGGCTTGTGTAATATCTTCAGAAAACGATATTTTCTTTCTGCTGCGTAAATGATCTATTGCCGTATTGGCCATGATCTTACTGAGCCAGCTTTTGAAAGGTCGGGATGTATCGTAAGATTGTATATGGTTAAAAATTTTCAGGAACCCATCGTTTAAGATTTCAATCGCCTCGTCCTTGTTAGATGCATAACGCAAACAGATAGCCATGGCATATCCAAAGAATTGCCGGTAAAGTGCTTCCTGGCTGCTACGTTTCAATTGGCGGCAACCTTCGATGATATCTGCTATGTCCTGCACTGTTTTTTTGCTATCTTAACTTACCCTGGAAAATCTCCTTCATTGAAAATCCTCCTCTCTCCATAAGTTACCGAATCTTTTTTAAAGGTTTAGATGTTGTTCTTCGCTTCACATCTTTTACGTGTTTCAATTCATAGAAGTTGCCTTGGATGTGGAAAAATTAAGTTTTTTCACCTTCGTAAAAGCCATTTTCCACTGTTTCTTCAAAAACCCTCTTTTTAAGCCTTTTATTGATTTTAGGGCGATTTTGATACTAGTACTTTACCTAAGTGGAGATCGTTGAAATTTGAGGGTGTTTTTATTTTGTTGATTTTCAATTAGTTATGATAAAAATAGAAAAAGCACCCTGTTCGGGTGCCTTTTCGTTTTATGTGCTGCAAGATTTTTTATCTGCCCATGAAAACCATGAGAATTTGTACATCGCTTGGATTGACTCCGCTGATCCGGCTCGCTTGTCCTAAAGTGCGCGGTTTGATGCGGGTGAATTTTTGCCTTGCTTCGTTGGAAAGTGAAACGAGTTTTGTGTAATCGAAAGAATCAGGGATGATCAGATCTTCCAGTTCACTCATCCTTTTTACCAGTTCATTTTCTTTTTCGATATAGGTATCGTACTTCACCTGGATTTCTACCTGCTCCAAAACTTCTCTGCTGAATCCGGCGAGTGCATTTCCTACTTTTCCGATCTGCTCTTTCATAGACATAATATCCAATCCGGGGCGCAATAATATCTGATGTGCTCTTTGTTTTTCCTTCAATGGGGAAGAACCATTTTCCTGTAACCAGGCATTCATTTCTTCCGGTTCGAGTGCTAATTCCTTCAGGATGGTTTTTACCTTGTCAACTCCGGAAAGTTTTTCCCTGGTTTTTTGCATCCTTTCTTCTGTAGCAAGGCCTAATTTATAGCTCTTTTCAGTGAGGCGGAGGTCTGCATTATCCTGGCGGAGCAGTGTTCTGAATTCCGCCCGGGAGGTGAACATGCGGTAAGGTTCGTCTGTTCCCTTGTTGATCAGGTCGTCAATTAACACGCCGATGTAGGCTTCGCTGCGTTTGAGTACCAATGGTTCGAGGTCTTTTGCTTTCTGATGAGCATTGATCCCGGCCATTAATCCCTGGCAGGCAGCTTCTTCATAACCCGTTGTTCCATTG
This DNA window, taken from Chitinophaga niabensis, encodes the following:
- a CDS encoding RNA polymerase sigma factor, whose protein sequence is MQDIADIIEGCRQLKRSSQEALYRQFFGYAMAICLRYASNKDEAIEILNDGFLKIFNHIQSYDTSRPFKSWLSKIMANTAIDHLRSRKKISFSEDITQAYDLGVHDDKALDKLAYEEILQLVQDLPPAYKTVFNLYVMEGFQHQEIADLLGISEGTSKSNLFKAKRILKTKIEEITSQNNDAGKIGATMQK
- a CDS encoding carotenoid biosynthesis protein, with amino-acid sequence MFPFRGMPYGYPPGFCYPLTEICMYILFLLCCRHAWKKGPGSMAYLLGGLGFGLLLEYVNVSSSGAYVYGKFMVMFGTAPNDIPLCIGMGWAVIMYTARLITDALGIPLWAAAAIDTLLAINIDLSMDVVAYRLHMWHWDWEGRTTVADSLTGQWFGIPYGNFYGWLLVVFYYSVFARLLEKNRWTKFTAWRIAIPLLSILISQVALYISLFPLADWLKTFGVTSMHRFVALLVVFSVMAIIGFRRRINVSASRLPLVTWLVPGWFHVYFTCWFFAAGFYMENKWMTFWCIVNLCVGVVMHILLHRHLSRKYNNLP
- a CDS encoding CopD family protein; the protein is MYLYIKALHIIFIVTWFAGLFYIVRLFVYHTEAQSAEEPRRSILQEQFKIMMKRLWYGITWPSAVLTLIFGPWMVILLGDIPGWLWVKLVFVLGLYIYHFILHGIFKGFLKDQFRYTSTQLRVWNEVATIFLVAIVFLVVLKSLLSMVWALVGLVAFTGVLLIAIRLYKKAREAREKKSS
- a CDS encoding outer membrane beta-barrel protein, translating into MSEQFENSIRKKLEEVDIPFDPAAWDDMKKRLDDSDKRRPVFWWWTSGLLLLLLLGGGGWWWYAQQDQSTALQKVPIENIAGGNNVHTPAVTGTDKVTSPSSEKNEATPLSEKLSHTNEATPSEKATIIPTEKTPNTSLSEKTTNASSSEKTTVPNFASNKKTTHPSKEQTQTSTNEAITKESTIAPEESTPLRYDIQPIPFNQLQKTSIPANVNNSPVINIHTDTTVNNYTKKAKKKKSGFDGGITLGPDYNIAPSFTMGKIGFNGGLFLRYHVNNRLSLSVAAVYAKKVYGATPKDYQFTYPTNYVKIDADCNVLDVPLNVNYTFLDRPKSSWSAMAGASSYFMLKEKYDYYWANNTKRTREFSNQNQHYFSVLNLGVTYERKTSGRLKWGLQPYVKVPLNGVGEGKVKLSSAGVSLQLSLGKKD